One genomic window of Pelmatolapia mariae isolate MD_Pm_ZW linkage group LG5, Pm_UMD_F_2, whole genome shotgun sequence includes the following:
- the LOC134627723 gene encoding transmembrane protein 43 isoform X1 — protein sequence MSSAQTFPDQHKRVSAKSNPGFLERLSETTGGAVVGVGLFFLSIYVLFTNEGRALQTAKSLDEGLLQVVSLGPYISFDTQNNGRLVHLSAKLHTAEPLYDPNYKVVVHAVKLKRQVEMYQWVEYHESRDYQENGETKTETTYTYNTEWKSELVNSRNFDKEIGHQNPSAMAVESVMVVSPEVRTGPFILSKGLVEQINNFQTLSLGDFPVFNLDPFLSIHDDYFYHTPNPRRPEVGDVRVRFSFAGLSSDNSRHGPAQTVSIVAMQRGEQLLPFKTKSGDTLEILYLEELSAEEVFAREHQFNSMKTWGLRAAGWALMFLGIQLSMQIIYTLVDWVPVLRELVSIGLKIFALCVSCSLSLIVIGFGWLYYRPLVAVALGALAVLPIFLARSGLPAKKNA from the exons ATGTCTTCAGCACAGACA TTTCCAGACCAACACAAGCGAGTGTCTGCAAAGTCCAACCCTGGATTTCTGGAGCGTTTAAGTGAAACTACAGGAGGAGCAGTTGTTGGTGTGGGACTGTTTTTCCTCTCGATTTATGTTCTCTTCACCAATGAG GGACGGGCTCTGCAAACAGCCAAGTCCCTGGATGAAGGTCTCCTCCAGGTTGTATCACTGGGGCCGTATATCAGCTTCGACACACAAAACAATGGCCGTTTAGTTCACCTGTCTGCGAAGCTGCATACTGCAGAG ccCCTGTATGACCCCAACTACAAAGTGGTGGTGCATGCAGTGAAGCTGAAGCGGCAGGTGGAGATGTATCAGTGGGTGGAGTACCATGAGAGCAG GGATTACCAGGAGAACGGTGAAACCAAAACAGAAACGACATACACCTACA ACACTGAGTGGAAGTCAGAGTTGGTGAACAGTCGTAATTTTGATAAGGAGATTGGTCACCAGAATCCGAG TGCCATGGCTGTTGAGAGTGTGATGGTGGTGTCTCCTGAAGTCCGAACTGGTCCATTCATTCTGTCTAAAG GCCTGGTGGAGCAGATAAATAACTTCCAGACACTGAGTTTGGGGGATTTTCCTGTCTTTAACTTGGACCCTTTTCTCTCTATTCATGATGACTACTTCTATCACACTCCAAATCCACGCAGGCCAGAG GTGGGTGACGTGCGGGTGAGGTTCTCCTTCGCTGGACTGAGCAGTGACAACTCACGCCACGGCCCTGCTCAGACG gTCAGTATTGTTGCCATGCAGAGAGGGGAGCAGCTGCTGCCATTTAAAACCAAATCAGGAGACACTCTGGAGATCCTTTATCTGGAGGAGCTCTCTGCGGAG GAGGTGTTTGCGAGGGAGCACCAGTTTAACAGCATGAAGACTTGGGGACTCCGGGCTGCAGGCTGGGCCCTCATGTTCCTTGGTATCCAGCTGAGCATGCAAATCATCTACACGCTGG TGGACTGGGTTCCTGTTCTTAGAGAGCTCGTGTCAATTGGACTGAAGATCTTCGCCTTGTGTGTCTCCTGCTCGCTGTCTCTTATCGTTATTGGGTTCGGCTGGCTTTATTACCGACCGTTGGTGGCAGTAGCTCTAGGAGCGCTGGCTGTTCTTCCGATATTTCTCGCCCGCTCAGGACTTCCCGCCAAGAAGAACGCATGA
- the LOC134627723 gene encoding transmembrane protein 43 isoform X2, with product MATAFPDQHKRVSAKSNPGFLERLSETTGGAVVGVGLFFLSIYVLFTNEGRALQTAKSLDEGLLQVVSLGPYISFDTQNNGRLVHLSAKLHTAEPLYDPNYKVVVHAVKLKRQVEMYQWVEYHESRDYQENGETKTETTYTYNTEWKSELVNSRNFDKEIGHQNPSAMAVESVMVVSPEVRTGPFILSKGLVEQINNFQTLSLGDFPVFNLDPFLSIHDDYFYHTPNPRRPEVGDVRVRFSFAGLSSDNSRHGPAQTVSIVAMQRGEQLLPFKTKSGDTLEILYLEELSAEEVFAREHQFNSMKTWGLRAAGWALMFLGIQLSMQIIYTLVDWVPVLRELVSIGLKIFALCVSCSLSLIVIGFGWLYYRPLVAVALGALAVLPIFLARSGLPAKKNA from the exons ATGGCAACAGCG TTTCCAGACCAACACAAGCGAGTGTCTGCAAAGTCCAACCCTGGATTTCTGGAGCGTTTAAGTGAAACTACAGGAGGAGCAGTTGTTGGTGTGGGACTGTTTTTCCTCTCGATTTATGTTCTCTTCACCAATGAG GGACGGGCTCTGCAAACAGCCAAGTCCCTGGATGAAGGTCTCCTCCAGGTTGTATCACTGGGGCCGTATATCAGCTTCGACACACAAAACAATGGCCGTTTAGTTCACCTGTCTGCGAAGCTGCATACTGCAGAG ccCCTGTATGACCCCAACTACAAAGTGGTGGTGCATGCAGTGAAGCTGAAGCGGCAGGTGGAGATGTATCAGTGGGTGGAGTACCATGAGAGCAG GGATTACCAGGAGAACGGTGAAACCAAAACAGAAACGACATACACCTACA ACACTGAGTGGAAGTCAGAGTTGGTGAACAGTCGTAATTTTGATAAGGAGATTGGTCACCAGAATCCGAG TGCCATGGCTGTTGAGAGTGTGATGGTGGTGTCTCCTGAAGTCCGAACTGGTCCATTCATTCTGTCTAAAG GCCTGGTGGAGCAGATAAATAACTTCCAGACACTGAGTTTGGGGGATTTTCCTGTCTTTAACTTGGACCCTTTTCTCTCTATTCATGATGACTACTTCTATCACACTCCAAATCCACGCAGGCCAGAG GTGGGTGACGTGCGGGTGAGGTTCTCCTTCGCTGGACTGAGCAGTGACAACTCACGCCACGGCCCTGCTCAGACG gTCAGTATTGTTGCCATGCAGAGAGGGGAGCAGCTGCTGCCATTTAAAACCAAATCAGGAGACACTCTGGAGATCCTTTATCTGGAGGAGCTCTCTGCGGAG GAGGTGTTTGCGAGGGAGCACCAGTTTAACAGCATGAAGACTTGGGGACTCCGGGCTGCAGGCTGGGCCCTCATGTTCCTTGGTATCCAGCTGAGCATGCAAATCATCTACACGCTGG TGGACTGGGTTCCTGTTCTTAGAGAGCTCGTGTCAATTGGACTGAAGATCTTCGCCTTGTGTGTCTCCTGCTCGCTGTCTCTTATCGTTATTGGGTTCGGCTGGCTTTATTACCGACCGTTGGTGGCAGTAGCTCTAGGAGCGCTGGCTGTTCTTCCGATATTTCTCGCCCGCTCAGGACTTCCCGCCAAGAAGAACGCATGA
- the zgc:112334 gene encoding rab GDP dissociation inhibitor beta: MEQEYDIIVLGTGLKECILSGLMTLSGKKVLHIDKNPYYGGDSASISPLEELYKKFTTPGPPKSMGRGKEWNVDLIPKFFFSTGQMVKILLHTEVTRYLDFKVVEGSYVYKGGKVHKVPASEKDADSSDLMGMFDKRRFKKLLLFALNFDIRNPRTHHDVDPHKTTTRELFHRYDLGLDVIEFIGHAIALHNSESYLDRPCVETISRIRLYSDSLSCRNTSPYLYPLYGLGEIPQGFARLNAEYGGTFLLNRAVDEIVMDSGKVKAVKSEGKLFHCKQLICDPSYVPNRVRKVGRVVRAICLLNHPVKHTHDVSSCQIIIPQTQLNRKSDIYISVVSFVHNVASDGMYIATVSTTAETSNPEKEVQPGLELLEPIVHKFVSVSNLLVPNEDGKKSQIFVSRSYDATNHFETECEDIKDMYQRLTGTELSFAGSRHQSHNSDDD; the protein is encoded by the exons ATGGAGCAAGAATATGATATTATTGTGCTTGGAACTGGACTAAAG GAATGCATCCTCTCTGGTTTAATGACTTTAAGTGGGAAAAAAGTTCTCCACATTGATAAGAATCCTTATTATGGAGGAGACAGTGCATCCATTTCTCCCCTTGAGGAG CTGTACAAGAAGTTTACGACTCCTGGTCCTCCAAAATCGATGGGCAGAGGGAAAGAGTGGAACGTTGACCTCATccccaaattttttttttccaccg GTCAGATGGTAAAAATCTTGTTGCACACCGAGGTTACTCGGTATCTGGACTTTAAAGTCGTAGAAGGCAGCTACGTATACAAAGGAGGAAAAGTGCACAAAGTCCCCGCCAGTGAAAAAGATGCAGATTCTTCAG ATCTGATGGGCATGTTCGACAAGAGGAGGTTCAAGAAGCTGCTGCTCTTTGCTCTGAACTTTGACATAAGAAACCCTCGCACCCACCATGATGTGGATCCTCACAAAACGACCACAAGGGAATTGTTCCATCGCTACGACCTGGGACTTGATGTCATAGAGTTTATAGGTCACGCCATAGCCTTGCACAACAGTGAGAG TTACCTGGACCGGCCCTGTGTGGAAACCATCAGTCGGATCAGGCTGTACTCCGATTCGCTGTCCTGTCGAAACACCAGTCCGTACCTCTACCCACTGTATGGTCTCGGGGAGATACCACAGGGTTTTGCCAG ACTGAATGCAGAGTATGGAGGAACGTTCCTGCTGAACAGGGCAGTGGATGAAATTGTGATGGATAGTGGCAAAGTGAAAGCTGTGAAATCCGAGGGGAAG CTGTTCCACTGCAAACAGTTAATCTGTGATCCCAGCTACGTTCCCAATCGAGTAAGGAAGGTGGGGCGTGTCGTTAGGGCGATCTGTTTACTAAATCATCCAGTTAAACACACTCATGATGTCAGCTCCTGTCAGATCATCATCCCTCAAACTCAGCTTAACAGGAAATCAG ACATTTATATATCTGTGGTGTCCTTTGTGCACAACGTGGCCTCAGATGGGATGTACATCGCTACAGTCAGCACAACTGCAGAAACCAGCAACCCAGAGAAAGAAGTGCAGCCAGGACTCGAGCTCCTCGAACCCATCGTGCACAA ATTTGTGTCTGTCAGCAATCTGCTAGTTCCAAATGAAGATGGAAAAAAGAGTCAG ATATTTGTGTCCCGCTCGTATGATGCAACAAACCACTTTGAGACTGAGTGTGAGGATATCAAAGACATGTACCAGCGGCTCACAGGGACAGAACTCAGCTTTGCAGGATCCAGGCACCAGTCTCATAACTCTGATGACGACTGA
- the ndufaf3 gene encoding NADH dehydrogenase [ubiquinone] 1 alpha subcomplex assembly factor 3 has translation MATAAVFARFLLQKSTQGFLFSSRAVPAFSSPFLSRAHRLEPSDDELYQRTTVSVMQKDVDNGVLIHSYSSAGFNIDGNRVYGPCAVLPPAILQWKIGSSKDITEESVSLFHMLEPKIEILVLGTGARLERIDPSVLALLKSKGISVEVQDTPNACATFNFLMSERRIVAAGLIPPSPSTALEVHGNNNNM, from the exons ATGGCCACTGCTGCGGTTTTTGCCAGATTTCTCCTTCAGAAATCAACCCAGGGCTTTCTGTTCTCCTCCAGAGCGGTGCCCGCTTTCTCGAG CCCATTTTTGTCCCGAGCTCATAGACTGGAACCCTCCGATGATGAGTTGTACCAGCGCACCACAGTCTCTGTCATGCAGAAGGATGTAGACAATGGGGTCCTCATCCACAGCTACAGTTCTGCAGGATTCAATATCGATGGAAACAGGGTGTATGGGCCTTGTGCCGTGCTGCCTCCTGCTATCCTGCAGTGGAAG attGGAAGTTCGAAAGATATCACAGAAGAAAGTGTTTCACTCTTCCACATGCTTGAACCAAAAATAG AGATTCTCGTGCTGGGCACAGGCGCACGACTGGAACGAATCGACCCCTCGGTGCTCGCACTTCTGAAGAGTAAAGGCATCTCTGTGGAGGTGCAGGACACG CCAAACGCGTGTGCAACCTTCAACTTCCTAATGAGCGAGCGAAGAATTGTAGCCGCCGGCCTGATCCCTCCGTCACCCAGCACAGCACTTGAAGTCCAtgggaacaacaacaacatgtag
- the LOC134627726 gene encoding NCK-interacting protein with SH3 domain-like isoform X1 produces MYRSLYAFRSSEPNSLHFAAGESFLILERSNKHWWLGSRCSSGETGYIPASYIEKIQAPEQDEVLQSIDRAIEGIHNVALKNGGKYNLEQRDVLQKLIHHRKETLARRSSSSASHKQGLPSSSSEISLSQTPPPPNGLSRDYQRQGSMPLSGSMDSMQGQQGFYQVPPQARRAAPITPPPPEKQRNHRRPAEPEVPSRVSSLPSSPAPSLSISTTSIDTGSSLSPISSEVSLPSISSTPPPPVPSRVKPPGPPPDLLPSDSSPQPAPAKKSPAPQPPQPTPPSQRSTPPQPAAPASPAAPAAEEDQREPEWPVAPPSVAENPPGSSSTSEVVPMTIGAELIEMVRKNTGLSYELSRVAVGVVVAHLQTTLPQASSALEQVLISLVESKDLSAALPQGQVCHDEQRLEVIFSDLARHRDDSQQRSWALHEDHALIACYLEELLKILTDADPEVCKRMCKANDFENVLSLVSYYQMEHRVSLRLLLLKVFGAMCSLDAALISALLNSILPMELARDLQTDTQEHQKMCYTALLLTMIFSMGEQVPYHHYEHLNAEFVQFLLGVVEDGHPSDPTEQLPDIFLNLVLSFNLHHTVPSNNVIMNELKQKNVKILTEKVLLLLNRGDDPVCMFKHTPPAPHSVLKFLQDVFASRETADIFYRTDMMVMIDIAVRQISDLSPGDKLRMEYLSLMHSIMRSTDYLEHRHRLSDLQGTLQRILREEEDPGEDEGSATAKQMDKLIVQQIYKEFPQICENQD; encoded by the exons ATGTACCGGTCTTTGTACGCCTTCCGATCCTCGGAGCCCAACTCGCTGCACTTCGCGGCCGGAGAAAGCTTCCTAATCCTGGAGAGGAGCAACAAACACTGGTGGCTGGGGTCCCGCTGCAGCTCGGGGGAAACCGGCTACATCCCCGCCTCGTATATCGAAAAAATCCAG GCTCCGGAGCAGGATGAGGTACTGCAGTCCATCGACAGAGCGATCGAAGGAATCCACAATGTGGCCTTAAAGAATGGAGGCAAATACAATCTGGAGCAGCGGGATGTTCTTCA AAAGCTCATCCATCACAGAAAGGAGACCCTCGCTCGGCGAAGTTCCTCCTCCGCCAGTCACAAACAGGGCCTCCCATCTTCCAGCAGTGAGATATCGCTCAGTCAAACCCCTCCTCCACCCAATGGCCTTAGCAGAGACTATCAACGACAGGGAAGCATGCCGTTATCAGGAAGCATGGACAGTATGCAAGGACAACAGGGTTTTTATCAG GTGCCACCTCAGGCCCGGCGTGCTGCTCCGATCACTCCGCCTCCCCCTGAAAAGCAGAGGAACCACCGGCGTCCAG cAGAGCCAGAGGTCCCCTCCAGAGTGTCCTCTCTTCCCTCGTCCCCTGCTCCCTCCCTCTCGATCAGCACCACCTCCATAGACACGGGCTCCTCCCTCTCTCCGATCTCCTCTGAAGTCAGTCTGCCGAGTATTTCCagcacccctcctcctcctgtgccGTCCCGTGTCAAGCCCCCCGGGCCGCCTCCGgacctgctgccctctgacTCGTCTCCTCAGCCGGCTCCTGCAAAGAAAAGCCCCGCACCACAGCCCCCCCAGCCTACCCCACCCTCCCAGCGCAGCACCCCTCCACAGcctgctgctcctgcttctcctgctgctcctgctgctgaggaGGACCAGCGGGAGCCTGAGTGGCCCGTCGCCCCCCCGTCTGTCGCTGAAAACCCTCCTGGCAGCTCCTCGACCTCTGAGGTGGTTCCCATGACCATTGGAGCTGAACTGATCGAGATGGTGCGAAAGAACACGGGCTTGAGCTACGAGCTGTCGCGGGTCGCCGTCGGCGTGGTGGTCGCCCATCTGCAGACCACTTTGCCGCAGGCCTCCTCCGCTTTGGAGCAAGTCCTCATCTCGTTGGTGGAGAGCAAG GACCTGAGTGCAGCGCTGCCGCAGGGCCAGGTGTGTCACGATGAACAGCGGCTGGAGGTGATCTTCAGCGACCTCGCCCGTCACCGGGACGACTCCCAGCAGCGTAGCTGGGCGCTTCATGAAGATCACGCTCTCATCGCCTGCTACCTCGAGGAGCTGCTGAAGATACTG ACCGATGCAGATCCAGAGGTGTGTAAGAGGATGTGTAAGGCCAACGACTTTGAGAACGTGCTGTCCCTGGTTTCCTATTATCAGATG GAGCACCGTGTGTCTTTGCGGCTGTTGCTGCTCAAAGTTTTTGGGGCGATGTGCAGCCTGGATGCTGCTCTCATCTCCGCCCTTCTCAACTCCATCCTCCCCATGGAGCTGGCAAGAGATCTTCAGACTGACACACAAG AACACCAGAAGATGTGCTACACAGCTTTGCTGCTAACTATGATATTCTCAATGGGAGAGCAGGTTCCATATCATCACTACG AACACTTGAATGCCGAGTTTGTTCAGTTTCTGCTGGGTGTGGTGGAGGACGGGCATCCCTCTGATCCCACAGAGCAGCTGCCTGACATCTTCCTGAACCTCGTGCTTTCCTTCAACCTGCACCACACAG TTCCCAGCAACAACGTGATCATGAACGAACTGAAGCAGAAAAACGTCAAGATCCTCACAGAGAAAGTGCTGCTGCTCCTGAACAGAGGCG ACGACCCCGTGTGCATGTTTAAACACACTCCACCTGCACCGCACTCGGTGCTCAAGTTCCTGCAGGATGTTTTCGCCAGCCGAGAGACTGCCGACATCTTCTACCGCACCGACATGATGGTGATGATCGACATCGCCGTTCGACAGATATCTGACCTTTCACCTGGTGACAAG CTGCGGATGGAGTATCTCTCCCTCATGCACTCCATAATGCGCTCGACGGACTACCTCGAGCACCGGCACCGCCTGTCGGATCTGCAGGGCACGCTGCAGAGGATTCTCAGGGAGGAAGAAGATCCCGGCGAGGATGAAGGGAGCGCTACGGCGAAACAGATGGATAAGCTGATCGTGCAGCAGATCTACAAGGAGTTCCCGCAGATCTGCGAGAACCAGGACTAA
- the LOC134627726 gene encoding NCK-interacting protein with SH3 domain-like isoform X2, whose protein sequence is MYRSLYAFRSSEPNSLHFAAGESFLILERSNKHWWLGSRCSSGETGYIPASYIEKIQAPEQDEVLQSIDRAIEGIHNVALKNGGKYNLEQRDVLQKLIHHRKETLARRSSSSASHKQGLPSSSSEISLSQTPPPPNGLSRDYQRQGSMPLSGSMDSMQGQQGFYQVPPQARRAAPITPPPPEKQRNHRRPEPEVPSRVSSLPSSPAPSLSISTTSIDTGSSLSPISSEVSLPSISSTPPPPVPSRVKPPGPPPDLLPSDSSPQPAPAKKSPAPQPPQPTPPSQRSTPPQPAAPASPAAPAAEEDQREPEWPVAPPSVAENPPGSSSTSEVVPMTIGAELIEMVRKNTGLSYELSRVAVGVVVAHLQTTLPQASSALEQVLISLVESKDLSAALPQGQVCHDEQRLEVIFSDLARHRDDSQQRSWALHEDHALIACYLEELLKILTDADPEVCKRMCKANDFENVLSLVSYYQMEHRVSLRLLLLKVFGAMCSLDAALISALLNSILPMELARDLQTDTQEHQKMCYTALLLTMIFSMGEQVPYHHYEHLNAEFVQFLLGVVEDGHPSDPTEQLPDIFLNLVLSFNLHHTVPSNNVIMNELKQKNVKILTEKVLLLLNRGDDPVCMFKHTPPAPHSVLKFLQDVFASRETADIFYRTDMMVMIDIAVRQISDLSPGDKLRMEYLSLMHSIMRSTDYLEHRHRLSDLQGTLQRILREEEDPGEDEGSATAKQMDKLIVQQIYKEFPQICENQD, encoded by the exons ATGTACCGGTCTTTGTACGCCTTCCGATCCTCGGAGCCCAACTCGCTGCACTTCGCGGCCGGAGAAAGCTTCCTAATCCTGGAGAGGAGCAACAAACACTGGTGGCTGGGGTCCCGCTGCAGCTCGGGGGAAACCGGCTACATCCCCGCCTCGTATATCGAAAAAATCCAG GCTCCGGAGCAGGATGAGGTACTGCAGTCCATCGACAGAGCGATCGAAGGAATCCACAATGTGGCCTTAAAGAATGGAGGCAAATACAATCTGGAGCAGCGGGATGTTCTTCA AAAGCTCATCCATCACAGAAAGGAGACCCTCGCTCGGCGAAGTTCCTCCTCCGCCAGTCACAAACAGGGCCTCCCATCTTCCAGCAGTGAGATATCGCTCAGTCAAACCCCTCCTCCACCCAATGGCCTTAGCAGAGACTATCAACGACAGGGAAGCATGCCGTTATCAGGAAGCATGGACAGTATGCAAGGACAACAGGGTTTTTATCAG GTGCCACCTCAGGCCCGGCGTGCTGCTCCGATCACTCCGCCTCCCCCTGAAAAGCAGAGGAACCACCGGCGTCCAG AGCCAGAGGTCCCCTCCAGAGTGTCCTCTCTTCCCTCGTCCCCTGCTCCCTCCCTCTCGATCAGCACCACCTCCATAGACACGGGCTCCTCCCTCTCTCCGATCTCCTCTGAAGTCAGTCTGCCGAGTATTTCCagcacccctcctcctcctgtgccGTCCCGTGTCAAGCCCCCCGGGCCGCCTCCGgacctgctgccctctgacTCGTCTCCTCAGCCGGCTCCTGCAAAGAAAAGCCCCGCACCACAGCCCCCCCAGCCTACCCCACCCTCCCAGCGCAGCACCCCTCCACAGcctgctgctcctgcttctcctgctgctcctgctgctgaggaGGACCAGCGGGAGCCTGAGTGGCCCGTCGCCCCCCCGTCTGTCGCTGAAAACCCTCCTGGCAGCTCCTCGACCTCTGAGGTGGTTCCCATGACCATTGGAGCTGAACTGATCGAGATGGTGCGAAAGAACACGGGCTTGAGCTACGAGCTGTCGCGGGTCGCCGTCGGCGTGGTGGTCGCCCATCTGCAGACCACTTTGCCGCAGGCCTCCTCCGCTTTGGAGCAAGTCCTCATCTCGTTGGTGGAGAGCAAG GACCTGAGTGCAGCGCTGCCGCAGGGCCAGGTGTGTCACGATGAACAGCGGCTGGAGGTGATCTTCAGCGACCTCGCCCGTCACCGGGACGACTCCCAGCAGCGTAGCTGGGCGCTTCATGAAGATCACGCTCTCATCGCCTGCTACCTCGAGGAGCTGCTGAAGATACTG ACCGATGCAGATCCAGAGGTGTGTAAGAGGATGTGTAAGGCCAACGACTTTGAGAACGTGCTGTCCCTGGTTTCCTATTATCAGATG GAGCACCGTGTGTCTTTGCGGCTGTTGCTGCTCAAAGTTTTTGGGGCGATGTGCAGCCTGGATGCTGCTCTCATCTCCGCCCTTCTCAACTCCATCCTCCCCATGGAGCTGGCAAGAGATCTTCAGACTGACACACAAG AACACCAGAAGATGTGCTACACAGCTTTGCTGCTAACTATGATATTCTCAATGGGAGAGCAGGTTCCATATCATCACTACG AACACTTGAATGCCGAGTTTGTTCAGTTTCTGCTGGGTGTGGTGGAGGACGGGCATCCCTCTGATCCCACAGAGCAGCTGCCTGACATCTTCCTGAACCTCGTGCTTTCCTTCAACCTGCACCACACAG TTCCCAGCAACAACGTGATCATGAACGAACTGAAGCAGAAAAACGTCAAGATCCTCACAGAGAAAGTGCTGCTGCTCCTGAACAGAGGCG ACGACCCCGTGTGCATGTTTAAACACACTCCACCTGCACCGCACTCGGTGCTCAAGTTCCTGCAGGATGTTTTCGCCAGCCGAGAGACTGCCGACATCTTCTACCGCACCGACATGATGGTGATGATCGACATCGCCGTTCGACAGATATCTGACCTTTCACCTGGTGACAAG CTGCGGATGGAGTATCTCTCCCTCATGCACTCCATAATGCGCTCGACGGACTACCTCGAGCACCGGCACCGCCTGTCGGATCTGCAGGGCACGCTGCAGAGGATTCTCAGGGAGGAAGAAGATCCCGGCGAGGATGAAGGGAGCGCTACGGCGAAACAGATGGATAAGCTGATCGTGCAGCAGATCTACAAGGAGTTCCCGCAGATCTGCGAGAACCAGGACTAA
- the LOC134627729 gene encoding mitochondrial carnitine/acylcarnitine carrier protein-like isoform X1 → MSKQPQPISPLKNFFAGGFGGVCLVFAGHPLDTIKVRLQTQPKPKPGESLLYAGTLDCFKKTLAKEGIKGLYKGMAAPIIGVTPMFAVCFFGFGLGKKLQQRTPDDILTYPQLFAAGMLSGVFTTAIMAPGERIKCLLQIQASTGEVKYAGPMDCVKQLYRESGIRGVYKGTALTLMRDVPASGMYFMSYEWLKNLLTPAGKSHNELSIPSVLFAGGMAGIFNWAVAIPPDVLKSRFQTAPEGKYPNGFRDVLRELIREEGVASLYKGFNAVMLRAFPANAACFLGFELAMKFLNWLAPNL, encoded by the exons ATGTCCAAGCAGCCGCAGCCGATCAGCCCGCTGAAGAACTTCTTCGCTGGAGGCTTTGGAGGGGTTTGCCTGGTCTTCGCCGGACACCCACTGGACACGATCaaa gTGCGTTTACAAACGCAACCAAAACCCAAACCTGGAGAGAGCCTCCTGTATGCTGGGACCTTagactgttttaaaaaaactttagCCAAAGAG GGTATTAAAGGACTCTATAAAGGAATGGCAGCCCCCATAATCGGAGTCACGCCCATGTTTGCTGTCTGTTTCTTTGGGTTTGGGCTGGGAAAGAAACTGCAACAGAGAACTCCCGATGATATCCTTAC CTATCCACAGCTGTTTGCTGCTGGGATGTTGTCTGGCGTGTTCACCACAGCCATCATGGCTCCTGGAGAGCGCATCAAATGTCTCCTACAG attCAGGCTTCCACGGGGGAGGTGAAGTATGCAGGACCCATGGACTGCGTCAAACAGCTGTACAGAGAGTCTGGAATCAGGGGAGTCTACAAAGGCACCGCTCTGACCCTCATGAGAG ATGTTCCAGCCAGTGGGATGTACTTCATGTCTTATGAGTGGTTGAAGAATCTCCTCACACCTGCAGGAAAAAG CCATAACGAGCTCAGTATTCCCAGCGTGCTGTTTGCAGGAGGGATGGCCGGCATCTTTAACTGGGCTGTCGCTATTCCCCCCGACGTACTCAAGTCTCGTTTCCAGACAG CTCCTGAAGGGAAGTATCCCAACGGCTTCCGTGATGTCCTGCGGGAGCTGATCAGAGAGGAGGGCGTGGCCTCTCTGTATAAGGGCTTCAACGCTGTCATGCTTCGAGCTTTC